Proteins from a single region of Chryseobacterium sp. W4I1:
- a CDS encoding aldo/keto reductase — MSLSDYRTLGKSGLRISPLTLGTMTFGEDWGWGTHPADAHKILNTYIENGGNVIDTANIYTKGHSEKIIGDFLSGKSVRRDSLVISTKFWGNMYPYDANGGGAGRKSIIQSLENSLKRLQTDYIDVYWLHAFDPHTPIEETLSALKDMVSTGKVRYIAVSDVPAWKIAQAQMLSEFHHWPAFIGLQLEYSLLERSVEMELIPMALEMGLGVIPWSPLKEGVLSGKYTRKNKGEKLSARNETRNGRELSEKAYEIIDQLTLIAKDRNVPVSAVAISWVMQQKGVTSTLVGARTLEQLQQNIKATKLELYPEEIQLLNELSAPQLIFPYSLLNGSEDLLQAGTIVNGVRSNISPLLPQNENEHY; from the coding sequence ATGAGTTTATCAGATTACAGAACATTAGGAAAGTCAGGGCTGCGTATCAGCCCACTTACATTAGGAACAATGACCTTTGGAGAAGATTGGGGCTGGGGAACCCACCCTGCCGATGCTCACAAAATACTGAACACATATATAGAGAACGGTGGAAATGTGATAGACACAGCCAACATTTACACCAAAGGCCATTCTGAAAAGATTATTGGAGATTTTTTATCAGGGAAATCTGTCCGCAGGGATTCGTTGGTTATTTCTACAAAGTTTTGGGGAAATATGTATCCTTATGACGCCAACGGTGGAGGCGCAGGCAGAAAAAGCATCATTCAGTCACTGGAAAATTCTTTAAAGAGATTACAAACCGATTATATTGATGTCTATTGGCTTCATGCCTTTGACCCCCACACCCCGATAGAGGAAACTCTTTCTGCTTTAAAGGATATGGTAAGCACCGGAAAAGTAAGATATATCGCTGTCTCCGATGTTCCGGCATGGAAAATTGCACAAGCCCAAATGCTTTCAGAATTTCACCACTGGCCCGCATTTATAGGTTTGCAATTAGAATATTCATTACTGGAAAGATCGGTAGAAATGGAATTGATCCCCATGGCTTTGGAGATGGGGCTGGGTGTAATACCCTGGTCACCTTTAAAAGAAGGGGTATTGAGCGGTAAATATACAAGAAAAAATAAGGGGGAAAAGTTAAGTGCCAGAAACGAAACCAGGAACGGCCGGGAACTTTCTGAAAAAGCATACGAAATTATCGATCAATTAACGCTCATTGCAAAAGACCGAAACGTCCCGGTTTCAGCAGTCGCTATTTCATGGGTAATGCAGCAGAAAGGAGTTACATCCACTTTGGTTGGAGCACGAACATTAGAACAATTACAACAGAATATAAAGGCTACAAAACTGGAACTTTACCCTGAAGAAATACAGCTATTGAATGAATTATCTGCTCCTCAGCTCATATTTCCGTACAGCTTATTAAATGGTTCGGAAGATCTCCTCCAGGCCGGAACTATAGTGAATGGTGTAAGGTCTAATATCTCACCTTTACTTCCTCAGAATGAAAATGAACACTACTAA
- a CDS encoding DUF4295 domain-containing protein encodes MAKKVVATLQSGQSKKMTKVVKMVKSSKSGAYVFEEKVMNADEVDGYLKK; translated from the coding sequence ATGGCAAAGAAAGTAGTAGCAACCCTACAAAGCGGTCAGTCAAAAAAAATGACAAAAGTTGTGAAAATGGTTAAGTCATCTAAGTCAGGTGCTTACGTTTTCGAAGAAAAAGTAATGAATGCAGACGAAGTAGACGGTTATTTGAAGAAATAA
- a CDS encoding pyridoxal phosphate-dependent aminotransferase — MPNISNRAQHMPPSPVRKLVPYALKAKQQGIKVYHLNIGQPDIETPETALNALKNIDLKVLEYALSEGNIEYRKALTEYYHSLGFADLTPDNFIVTNGGSEALNFAISTLCDDGDEVIIPEPYYANYNGFTSTFNVNVVAVPSTIDTGFALPPIEEFEKKITDKTRAIVICNPGNPTGYLYTREELRQLAEIALKYDIVIISDEVYREYVYDGKQQISMLDFPELSENCIIIDSESKRYSMCGVRIGCMLTRSKKIRDAAMLFAQARLSPVLLGQIAATAAHQNDGAYIRAVREEYTHRRNILVDLLNAIPGVICPKPRGAFYCVAELPVDDTEKFAQWLLEKYSLNKETIMVAPAGGFYSDPELGKKQVRIAYVLKEEDLKKSAEILKQALKKYREEFSL, encoded by the coding sequence ATGCCAAATATTTCAAACAGAGCACAGCATATGCCGCCATCGCCGGTAAGAAAACTGGTTCCTTACGCTTTAAAAGCTAAACAGCAGGGAATAAAAGTATATCACCTTAATATCGGACAGCCTGATATTGAAACACCGGAAACAGCTCTAAATGCTTTAAAGAATATTGATCTTAAAGTCTTAGAATATGCACTTTCTGAAGGTAATATAGAATACAGAAAAGCTCTTACGGAGTATTATCACAGTTTAGGTTTTGCAGATCTTACCCCAGATAATTTCATTGTTACCAATGGAGGTTCTGAAGCGTTGAACTTTGCCATATCTACTTTATGTGACGATGGTGATGAGGTTATCATTCCTGAGCCTTACTATGCTAATTATAATGGTTTCACAAGTACATTCAATGTGAATGTAGTGGCTGTGCCTTCTACTATTGATACCGGTTTTGCCCTTCCTCCGATCGAAGAATTTGAGAAAAAAATCACAGATAAAACAAGAGCCATCGTTATCTGCAATCCGGGAAACCCTACAGGATATCTTTATACCCGTGAGGAGCTTCGCCAACTGGCAGAAATTGCGTTGAAATATGACATCGTTATTATCTCAGACGAGGTATACAGAGAATATGTATATGACGGAAAACAGCAAATATCTATGCTTGATTTCCCGGAACTTAGTGAAAACTGCATTATCATTGATTCGGAATCTAAACGTTATTCTATGTGTGGCGTAAGAATCGGATGTATGCTTACCCGTTCTAAAAAGATCCGTGATGCAGCAATGCTTTTTGCACAGGCAAGATTAAGCCCGGTACTTTTGGGACAGATTGCAGCAACAGCAGCTCACCAGAACGATGGAGCCTATATCAGGGCGGTAAGAGAAGAATATACCCACAGAAGAAATATCCTGGTAGACCTCCTGAATGCTATTCCTGGAGTAATTTGTCCTAAACCGAGAGGAGCATTTTACTGTGTAGCAGAGCTTCCGGTAGATGATACTGAGAAATTTGCACAATGGCTTTTAGAAAAATATTCCCTTAATAAGGAAACGATCATGGTAGCGCCTGCGGGAGGTTTCTACAGCGATCCTGAATTGGGAAAAAAACAGGTAAGAATAGCTTACGTCTTGAAAGAGGAAGATCTAAAGAAAAGTGCTGAAATCCTTAAGCAGGCCTTAAAGAAATACAGAGAAGAATTTAGTCTTTAA
- the rpmG gene encoding 50S ribosomal protein L33: MAKKGNRVQVILECTEHKESGMPGMSRYISTKNKKNTTERLELKKYNPVLKRSTLHKEIK; the protein is encoded by the coding sequence ATGGCAAAAAAAGGAAACAGAGTTCAAGTAATCCTTGAATGTACAGAGCACAAAGAAAGTGGTATGCCGGGAATGTCTAGATACATTTCTACTAAAAATAAAAAGAACACTACAGAGAGATTAGAGCTTAAAAAGTATAATCCTGTTCTTAAAAGATCTACCCTTCACAAAGAAATCAAGTAA
- a CDS encoding AraC family transcriptional regulator has translation MKNLNEVIDFYKKKNLNIPDLFQWGTGYFDVMKIDTIAKRDEAISLLSFSRKSLYKIKLVKGKCKCHYADRTIEIDNYALIFVNPMILFLLEEMQEPVKEYFCIFNDDFFNNFGNIRDYSVFQNHENNVFKLPEEVYDEFTAILDRMKKELSSNYEYKFDAVRNLVYELIHKAMKMRGSHSKIPRVSGADKRITLLFEELLALQFPLHSTSDHIKLKKPKDFAEQLSISINHLNKAVKHIRNQTTSEILTERVLQEAKILLKITDWSVSEIAYSLGYETPSRFIYTFRKNIGVPPLVYRAEHI, from the coding sequence GTGAAAAACCTGAATGAAGTAATTGACTTTTACAAAAAGAAAAATCTGAATATTCCTGATCTTTTTCAATGGGGAACAGGGTATTTTGATGTAATGAAAATTGATACCATAGCCAAAAGGGATGAAGCTATTTCCTTGCTGTCATTTTCCAGGAAAAGCCTCTACAAAATAAAATTGGTAAAGGGAAAATGCAAATGCCATTATGCAGATAGAACAATTGAAATTGATAACTATGCTTTGATTTTTGTTAATCCTATGATTCTTTTTTTACTTGAAGAAATGCAAGAGCCCGTAAAAGAATACTTCTGTATTTTTAATGACGATTTCTTTAATAATTTTGGAAATATCAGAGATTATTCTGTTTTTCAAAACCACGAGAATAATGTATTTAAGCTGCCAGAAGAAGTGTATGATGAGTTTACAGCAATTCTGGACCGGATGAAAAAAGAACTTTCTTCAAACTATGAATATAAATTTGATGCTGTTCGGAATCTGGTTTATGAGCTTATTCATAAAGCAATGAAAATGAGAGGCAGCCACTCTAAAATTCCCAGGGTATCTGGTGCCGATAAAAGAATAACGTTGCTTTTTGAAGAATTGCTGGCCCTGCAATTTCCCTTGCACTCAACTTCTGATCATATTAAACTTAAAAAGCCAAAAGATTTTGCGGAGCAGCTTTCGATATCAATTAATCATTTAAATAAGGCCGTTAAACATATCCGTAATCAAACGACTTCAGAAATCCTTACCGAGAGGGTGTTGCAGGAAGCTAAAATATTACTGAAAATTACTGATTGGTCAGTTTCAGAAATTGCTTATTCATTAGGTTATGAAACACCGTCAAGATTTATTTATACTTTTCGTAAAAATATTGGTGTACCGCCTTTAGTCTACAGGGCTGAGCATATCTAA
- a CDS encoding T9SS type A sorting domain-containing protein — MKKICILLSMVPVTLSAQDYIEVQSDIKNFYYGAAHVADMDNDGKPDVVINGAVDADNDGSVDTSFNEVYRNEGTSLVPYANLGVDATHLGDIKFMDFNNDGLLDIISTGLSYNDIVNYKHYRFRNTGTGFVKEADLAGKIYGSLEAFDFNNDGKIDYAVNGTQYIEGVGFWNNLDFYKNTGADFDIFKGWQPGTQNGSFKFVDLNNDNLLDLIILGVAQGDIPIFKVYLNQTGTLTLSQDFTALTSGKIDFADFNADGYQDIVVTGQDDSYSGYLAVLMNDGTGHLTVQQINVSEIADSSVATGDVNNDGYYDFMISGNDDNNDAVVKTFLYNPSTQNFTENIPTGLHTLGGPGFVNLLDFDNDNRLDVLLAGFDWADPDMPSLTKIFKNTSTEVNLKPVPPAVLNVTKSGNRFNFSWSGASDDKTPVNALRYEINVGSSPGSGNIAKYIVTTPSWFLDLDSSVQNVYWSVRSIDASKVYSDASIQSTLGTHDVRIDSQLSVYPNPASEKVFIRGEKVSDAEMYAADGRKMNISLNSDQSINISHLTKGTYLLKLKIKNEITTKKLIIK; from the coding sequence ATGAAGAAAATCTGTATTCTTTTATCTATGGTTCCCGTTACGTTGTCGGCTCAGGACTATATTGAAGTTCAGTCAGATATCAAGAATTTCTATTACGGAGCAGCCCATGTTGCGGATATGGATAACGACGGAAAACCGGATGTGGTAATCAACGGAGCTGTTGATGCGGATAATGATGGAAGCGTAGATACCTCTTTTAATGAAGTATACAGAAATGAAGGAACTTCACTGGTCCCGTATGCTAATCTTGGAGTAGATGCGACCCACCTTGGAGATATTAAATTCATGGATTTTAATAATGATGGCCTTCTGGATATTATTTCTACCGGGTTGAGTTATAATGATATTGTCAACTACAAACATTACCGGTTTCGTAATACAGGAACGGGCTTTGTGAAAGAAGCTGATCTTGCCGGAAAGATTTACGGATCTCTGGAAGCTTTTGATTTTAATAATGATGGTAAAATAGATTATGCGGTCAATGGAACGCAATACATAGAAGGAGTTGGTTTCTGGAATAACCTCGATTTTTACAAGAATACAGGCGCCGACTTCGATATTTTTAAAGGTTGGCAGCCGGGAACTCAAAACGGAAGTTTCAAATTCGTAGACCTTAATAATGATAATCTATTGGATCTTATTATTTTAGGAGTTGCCCAAGGTGATATTCCAATTTTTAAGGTTTATCTGAACCAGACCGGAACGCTTACGCTTTCACAGGATTTTACTGCATTGACAAGTGGAAAAATTGATTTTGCAGACTTTAATGCAGATGGTTACCAGGATATCGTGGTTACAGGCCAGGATGACAGCTATTCAGGATATCTTGCGGTTCTTATGAATGACGGAACCGGACACCTGACCGTACAACAGATCAACGTTTCGGAAATTGCAGATTCCTCGGTAGCTACCGGTGATGTGAATAATGACGGATACTATGATTTTATGATTTCCGGAAACGATGATAATAATGACGCGGTAGTAAAAACATTCCTATATAATCCTTCGACTCAAAATTTTACTGAAAATATACCAACAGGACTGCATACTTTAGGAGGTCCGGGTTTTGTGAATTTACTTGACTTTGACAATGACAACCGTCTGGATGTTCTATTGGCCGGATTTGATTGGGCAGATCCGGATATGCCTTCACTTACCAAAATTTTCAAAAATACTTCTACTGAAGTTAATCTGAAACCTGTACCTCCTGCAGTTCTTAATGTAACAAAATCAGGAAACCGATTTAATTTCTCATGGAGCGGTGCTTCTGATGATAAAACACCTGTGAATGCCCTGCGTTATGAGATCAATGTAGGATCTTCCCCCGGATCCGGTAATATTGCTAAATATATTGTAACGACTCCATCATGGTTCCTGGACCTTGATTCCTCTGTTCAGAATGTTTACTGGAGTGTAAGGTCCATAGATGCTTCAAAGGTGTATTCTGATGCTTCCATACAAAGCACATTGGGAACACATGACGTGCGCATAGACAGCCAGCTGTCGGTTTATCCGAATCCGGCCTCAGAAAAAGTCTTCATCAGGGGCGAAAAAGTTTCAGATGCTGAAATGTATGCGGCAGACGGAAGAAAGATGAATATCAGTCTTAATAGCGACCAATCTATCAATATCTCACATCTTACAAAAGGAACCTATCTTTTAAAACTGAAAATAAAAAACGAAATAACCACCAAAAAACTCATTATTAAATAA
- the rpmB gene encoding 50S ribosomal protein L28, with protein MSRICQITGKRAMVGNNVSHANNKTKRRFEINLLEKKFYLPEQDKHVTLKVSAHGLRVINKIGIEEAIERATRNGLIKKN; from the coding sequence ATGTCAAGAATTTGCCAAATAACAGGAAAGCGTGCAATGGTTGGTAACAACGTTTCTCACGCTAATAACAAAACGAAGCGTCGTTTTGAAATTAACTTATTAGAGAAGAAATTTTACCTTCCGGAGCAAGATAAGCACGTAACACTGAAAGTATCAGCTCATGGATTGAGAGTGATTAACAAGATTGGAATCGAGGAAGCTATTGAAAGAGCTACTAGAAACGGATTGATTAAAAAGAATTAA
- the proC gene encoding pyrroline-5-carboxylate reductase codes for MKIAILGAGNMGLSFSKSFLKYELIKPEHLHLIIRNQSKISKIAEDFPKSKISTFEETKELDADLIIIAVKPQDFQHVAQSFQFILKENQMILSIMAGINIGKIQNLLNHRLVVRAMPNSPTLLGMGITGYTAAEGISFSQLINIERLLNSTGRSVYLEDENLLDGVTALSGSGPAYFYYIIDAMIKAGVEMGIEENLSQLFVKQTMLGAYHLINNSDKSLEELIKDVASKGGTTEAALKTFEDQNFKEILKNGILNAEKRAKELNG; via the coding sequence ATGAAAATCGCTATTCTGGGTGCCGGCAATATGGGCCTTTCCTTTTCAAAATCATTTTTAAAATATGAGCTGATCAAGCCGGAACATCTTCACCTCATCATAAGAAATCAGTCTAAGATCTCTAAAATAGCCGAAGACTTTCCAAAATCTAAAATTTCTACTTTTGAAGAAACGAAGGAGCTGGATGCCGATCTTATTATCATTGCTGTAAAGCCTCAGGATTTTCAGCATGTTGCCCAGAGCTTCCAATTTATATTGAAAGAGAATCAGATGATCCTATCTATCATGGCAGGGATCAATATCGGAAAGATTCAAAATTTATTAAATCATCGTCTGGTTGTAAGAGCTATGCCGAACTCTCCTACCCTTCTGGGAATGGGAATCACCGGTTATACGGCTGCAGAAGGTATTTCTTTCAGCCAGCTTATTAATATTGAAAGACTCCTGAACAGCACCGGAAGATCTGTATATCTGGAGGATGAAAATCTTCTGGATGGCGTTACCGCACTTTCAGGAAGCGGACCGGCTTATTTTTATTATATTATTGATGCTATGATCAAGGCAGGTGTTGAAATGGGCATCGAGGAAAATCTTTCACAACTTTTTGTAAAACAGACAATGCTGGGCGCTTACCATCTCATTAACAATTCGGACAAAAGTCTTGAGGAACTCATTAAAGATGTTGCATCCAAAGGAGGAACCACTGAAGCTGCCTTAAAAACATTTGAAGATCAAAATTTTAAAGAAATTTTAAAAAACGGAATTTTAAATGCTGAAAAAAGAGCTAAAGAACTAAATGGCTAA
- the murB gene encoding UDP-N-acetylmuramate dehydrogenase, protein MQENFSLKSYNTFGVDVKAKYFTEAETIEELKNAVNYSKDHGLSVLFLGGGSNILFTKDFNGLAIKLSLKGISEEHLNENEVLVTAKAGENWHEFVMYSLEHNYGGLENLSLIPGNVGTSPMQNIGAYGTEIKDVFVSCMVLDLENLELRIFDLGECRFGYRDSIFKQEGKGRYVILEVTFKLTKKDHHIKTEYGAIKTELENLGITHPTIQDISKAVINIRQSKLPDPKVTGNAGSFFKNPTIPLTQFEGLKQNFENIPGYPNGDSVKVPAGWLIEQCGWKGKQIGNVASHQLQALVIVNATGNATGKEIYDFSTEIISSVKEKFGIDLEREVNII, encoded by the coding sequence ATGCAAGAAAATTTTTCCTTAAAATCCTACAATACATTTGGCGTTGACGTCAAAGCAAAATATTTTACTGAAGCAGAAACTATTGAAGAACTGAAGAACGCAGTCAATTACTCAAAAGATCATGGACTTTCTGTTCTGTTTTTGGGTGGCGGAAGCAATATTCTTTTCACAAAGGATTTTAACGGTCTTGCTATTAAGCTCAGTTTAAAAGGAATTTCTGAAGAACACCTTAATGAAAATGAAGTTCTGGTAACGGCAAAAGCAGGGGAAAACTGGCATGAATTCGTAATGTACAGCCTTGAACACAATTATGGCGGACTGGAAAATCTTTCTTTGATCCCCGGAAATGTAGGCACTTCACCGATGCAGAATATCGGAGCTTACGGAACGGAAATAAAAGATGTTTTTGTAAGCTGTATGGTTTTGGATCTTGAAAACCTTGAGCTTAGGATTTTTGATCTCGGGGAATGCAGATTCGGTTATAGGGATTCTATCTTTAAGCAGGAAGGAAAAGGCAGATATGTGATTCTGGAAGTTACTTTTAAATTGACGAAGAAAGATCACCACATCAAAACAGAATACGGAGCAATAAAAACTGAACTGGAAAATTTAGGAATTACTCATCCTACGATTCAGGATATCTCTAAAGCAGTGATCAATATCAGGCAGAGCAAACTGCCAGATCCTAAGGTAACTGGAAATGCGGGAAGCTTCTTTAAAAATCCGACTATTCCCCTTACCCAGTTTGAAGGTTTAAAACAAAATTTTGAAAATATCCCAGGTTATCCGAATGGAGACTCCGTAAAAGTACCGGCTGGCTGGCTGATCGAACAATGCGGATGGAAGGGAAAACAGATTGGAAATGTAGCTTCCCATCAGCTTCAGGCACTGGTAATCGTGAATGCTACCGGAAATGCTACCGGAAAAGAAATTTATGATTTTTCTACAGAAATTATCAGTTCCGTAAAAGAAAAGTTCGGTATAGATCTGGAAAGGGAGGTAAATATTATATAA
- the lnt gene encoding apolipoprotein N-acyltransferase — protein MKYLLLTLISAMLLSVSWPTYGVPFFIFFALVPLLMMEHGISKFSTYQRKSWMVFGLSYLCFVIWNIVTTGWLYGSKNPDGSHSMMAVVFPVLVNSFLYSLVFQCYHWYKNAQGTYWGLGFLIAIWMSFEKFHLNWELTWPWLNLGNVFSDYPKLIQWYDTLGATGGSFWILGVNVLIFYTLRTWEAGRKRKDLIRNVSIVAALIILPMIISLVKYNSFDDKPSGQVNVLMLQPDLDPYAEKYSKDSITIANDLLTLAENNSKGKIDYYIAPETALPGRGSISETAFDKSVLLNNVKGFLSNHPGAVFATGISSHRFYKSQENLPKEAYEINPGLWVESYNTAIQIAPQEQIQVYHKGKLVPGVEIFPYMSVLKPLLGDAMINLGGTVASLGIDKERKAFSNPYNKGRMAPIICYESIYGEFTTDYVKKGANFLGIMTNDSWWGVTEGHKQLLSYAKLRAIETRREIVRAANSGISAHINTKGEVTADTFYGDQTTLFAKVNLYETMTFYTRAGDLLSRFSIFALGFLLFYFLIEKFRSKTKKA, from the coding sequence ATGAAATACCTTTTACTTACGCTCATTTCAGCGATGCTGCTGTCTGTTTCGTGGCCTACTTACGGAGTTCCGTTCTTTATATTCTTTGCCCTTGTTCCTCTTCTGATGATGGAACACGGAATATCAAAGTTTTCAACTTACCAAAGGAAAAGCTGGATGGTTTTCGGACTCTCCTATCTTTGTTTTGTCATATGGAATATAGTGACCACGGGTTGGCTGTACGGTTCAAAAAATCCGGACGGAAGCCATTCGATGATGGCAGTGGTGTTTCCGGTTCTGGTGAACTCTTTTCTGTATTCGCTTGTTTTCCAATGTTATCATTGGTACAAAAATGCACAGGGAACTTATTGGGGATTGGGATTTCTGATCGCCATCTGGATGAGCTTTGAAAAATTCCACCTGAACTGGGAACTGACATGGCCGTGGCTGAATTTAGGAAATGTATTTTCAGATTATCCCAAGCTGATCCAATGGTATGATACTTTGGGAGCGACTGGCGGAAGTTTTTGGATTTTAGGCGTTAATGTTTTAATATTCTACACTTTAAGAACCTGGGAGGCAGGAAGAAAGAGAAAGGATCTGATCAGAAACGTATCTATTGTAGCTGCTTTGATCATTCTTCCGATGATTATTTCATTGGTAAAATATAACAGTTTTGATGATAAACCATCCGGACAAGTGAATGTACTGATGTTGCAGCCGGACCTGGATCCTTATGCTGAAAAATATTCCAAAGACAGCATTACCATTGCCAACGACCTGTTGACTTTGGCAGAAAACAATTCAAAAGGAAAAATAGATTATTATATTGCTCCCGAAACAGCTCTTCCGGGCAGAGGCTCTATTTCTGAGACTGCTTTTGATAAGAGTGTGCTTTTAAATAATGTCAAAGGCTTTTTATCAAATCATCCGGGTGCTGTATTTGCAACGGGAATCTCATCCCACCGTTTTTATAAAAGCCAGGAAAACCTGCCGAAAGAAGCTTATGAAATCAATCCGGGACTTTGGGTAGAAAGTTATAATACAGCGATTCAGATTGCACCGCAAGAGCAGATCCAGGTCTATCATAAAGGAAAATTGGTGCCTGGGGTTGAGATCTTCCCGTATATGAGTGTTTTAAAACCTCTTCTTGGTGATGCTATGATCAACCTGGGCGGAACCGTTGCCTCTCTTGGTATAGACAAGGAGAGAAAAGCTTTTTCTAATCCTTACAACAAAGGAAGAATGGCACCTATCATCTGCTACGAAAGCATCTATGGTGAATTTACAACAGATTATGTGAAAAAAGGAGCCAATTTCCTGGGCATCATGACGAACGATTCCTGGTGGGGCGTTACGGAAGGCCATAAGCAGCTACTTTCTTATGCAAAACTGAGGGCTATTGAAACCAGAAGGGAGATTGTACGTGCAGCCAACAGTGGAATATCAGCTCATATCAATACAAAAGGAGAAGTGACTGCTGACACCTTTTATGGTGATCAGACCACCCTGTTTGCAAAGGTAAACCTGTATGAAACAATGACTTTTTATACAAGAGCCGGAGACTTGCTGTCTAGATTTTCCATATTTGCGTTAGGCTTTTTACTGTTTTACTTTTTGATTGAAAAATTCAGGAGTAAAACTAAGAAAGCATAA
- a CDS encoding RidA family protein encodes MKKILILVFTEIFLFSFGQKKMSNAEYKNSAEVFTIKGLSQSTSIDCGNSRMILLSGQVPLDAAGNLVGNNVEKQSQQVFKNIESILKEYGATGKDIIKLVIYITDISKTPDFRKIRDLYINLENPPVSSLVEVSRLFRDDVLIEVEATAVIKNK; translated from the coding sequence ATGAAAAAGATTCTTATTCTGGTTTTCACAGAAATTTTTCTATTTTCATTCGGTCAGAAAAAGATGAGCAATGCAGAATATAAAAACTCCGCAGAAGTTTTTACCATCAAAGGACTTTCACAATCAACAAGTATTGATTGTGGAAATTCCCGAATGATTCTTCTGTCTGGACAGGTTCCGCTGGATGCTGCCGGAAATCTGGTAGGAAACAATGTGGAAAAGCAATCGCAGCAGGTTTTTAAAAATATAGAAAGTATCCTAAAAGAATATGGGGCTACAGGAAAAGATATTATAAAACTGGTGATCTATATTACTGATATTTCCAAAACACCGGACTTTAGAAAAATCCGTGACTTATATATCAACCTTGAAAATCCTCCCGTGAGCAGCCTCGTGGAAGTTAGCCGTCTTTTCCGAGATGACGTACTGATAGAAGTGGAAGCTACGGCAGTTATAAAAAACAAATAG
- a CDS encoding VanZ family protein encodes MLKKFYKIIIGPYTVFLLYLMFLGMGRFQYEDNLITVEPVFSTIQFIRNTIDWRVIIIIVLGNIVMFLPFGFLGWVFPQLKDLKKLLYAFVSAIIIVEALQYFTRMGIFEVDDIILNTFGVYLGWLMRRFTEKKLAI; translated from the coding sequence ATGTTAAAGAAATTTTATAAAATCATTATTGGTCCGTATACAGTATTCCTGCTTTATCTTATGTTTTTAGGAATGGGCAGGTTTCAGTATGAAGATAACCTCATCACGGTGGAACCTGTTTTTTCTACTATTCAATTTATCCGCAATACTATTGACTGGAGGGTAATCATCATAATTGTACTGGGTAATATCGTGATGTTTCTTCCATTCGGTTTTTTGGGTTGGGTATTTCCTCAGCTTAAAGATCTGAAAAAGCTTTTATATGCTTTTGTTTCTGCTATAATCATCGTTGAAGCGCTCCAGTACTTTACCAGAATGGGAATATTTGAGGTAGATGATATTATTCTTAATACTTTCGGGGTTTATCTTGGATGGCTGATGCGGAGATTTACCGAAAAAAAATTAGCCATTTAG